From one Brachypodium distachyon strain Bd21 chromosome 4, Brachypodium_distachyon_v3.0, whole genome shotgun sequence genomic stretch:
- the LOC100827007 gene encoding probable F-box protein At2g36090 gives MADSTIASSSSSSPAAAAATVEDLPADVLRLVLRRLDGASLAALGAASSAFRGLADDPDTWRALCLGAWPSVRGLPSTLFSGAGGRAYWRTLYADAFPFPSSTSGAALPGPATCTRRRLPARLVSAVDLCHGGVQVMSRVVDTDATCPWFLGSPFRVDALLQEGFTILTPSSSPAPAAFSFAPEELTLSWILIDPATGRALNASSRRPVRVDRPPRWLGNGDAVARFCVVIAGAGEEAVAMEAAVTCDGGGRGHVREVSLTCASMAEEGGGGGVSGEDALAAVAAALAGRRRCGRRGEEDEEARRRSYEEFGRRKRERKERKKRREGAIDLCCSGVVGAAALVAFLVLLVFR, from the coding sequence ATGGCGGATAGCACGAtagcgtcttcttcttcttcttccccggcagcggcggcggcgaccgtcGAGGACCTGCCGGCGGACGTGCTGCGGCTGGTGCTCCGGCGTCTCGACGGCGCCTCTCTCGCCGCTCTCGGCGCCGCTTCCTCGGCCTTCCGCGGCCTCGCCGACGACCCGGACACGTGGCGCGCGCTCTGCCTCGGCGCGTGGCCGTCCGTCCGCGGCCTCCCCAGCAccctcttctccggcgccggtggacGCGCCTACTGGCGGACCCTCTACGCCGACGCCTTCCCCTTCCCGTCCTCCACGTCGGGAGCAGCACTGCCTGGCCCAGCCACGTGTACTCGCCGTCGGCTGCCGGCTCGGCTGGTCTCGGCCGTGGACCTGTGCCACGGGGGCGTCCAGGTCATGTCCCGCGTGGTGGACACGGACGCCACGTGCCCCTGGTTCCTCGGCTCCCCGTTCCGCGTCGACGCGCTCCTCCAGGAGGGCTTCACCATCCTCACGccttcgtcttctccggctccggccgcgTTCTCGTTCGCGCCGGAGGAGCTGACGCTGAGCTGGATCCTCATCGACCCGGCCACCGGCCGCGCCCTCAAcgcctccagccgccgccccgTGCGCGTCGACCGCCCGCCCCGCTGGCTCGGCAATGGCGACGCGGTGGCGCGGTTCTGCGTCgtgatcgccggcgccggagaagaagcggtggcgatggaggcggcggtcacgtgcgacggcggcgggcgcgggcacgTGAGGGAGGTGAGCCTGACGTGCGCCTCGAtggcggaggagggcggcggcggcggggtcagCGGCGAGGACGCGCTggccgcggtggcggcggccttggcgggcaggaggaggtgcggccggcgcggcgaggaagatgaggaagcGAGGCGGAGGAGCTACGAGGAGtttgggaggaggaagagggagcgGAAGGAgcggaagaagaggagggaagGCGCCATCGATCTCTGCTGCTccggcgtcgtcggcgccgcggCGCTCGTGGCCTTCTTGGTTTTGCTCGTGTTCCGGTGA